In Neisseriaceae bacterium CLB008, one genomic interval encodes:
- a CDS encoding TetR/AcrR family transcriptional regulator translates to MPQTNAQVAPKRPRTKPAHVRLEELMNAAENLFLAQGVDATTIDDIVTAADVAKGTFYHYFSSKNDLLVSLGQRYTERFIERLAAAMAQCDDDDWVGKLRQWVHSNVTTYAETYHIHDIVYINHHHHDRANPAKNAILDQLLAIIEGGSQAGAWAPPQPRLVALMIYSGVHGATDDLIATQDADADAFADSLAQSCLRMLLP, encoded by the coding sequence ATGCCGCAGACCAACGCCCAAGTAGCCCCCAAACGTCCTCGTACCAAGCCCGCCCATGTGCGCCTAGAAGAGCTCATGAACGCCGCCGAGAACCTCTTTCTGGCACAGGGCGTGGACGCCACCACGATTGACGACATTGTGACTGCGGCCGACGTAGCCAAGGGCACGTTCTATCACTATTTTTCGTCTAAAAACGACCTATTGGTGTCGTTAGGCCAGCGCTACACCGAACGCTTTATCGAACGTTTGGCCGCGGCCATGGCGCAATGCGACGATGATGATTGGGTCGGCAAGCTACGCCAGTGGGTCCACAGCAATGTGACCACCTACGCTGAGACCTACCACATCCACGACATCGTCTACATCAACCACCATCACCACGATCGTGCTAATCCAGCCAAGAACGCCATTCTCGATCAGCTCTTGGCCATCATTGAAGGCGGCAGCCAAGCGGGCGCGTGGGCGCCGCCACAGCCGCGGCTGGTGGCCCTCATGATTTACTCCGGCGTTCACGGCGCCACCGATGACTTAATCGCCACCCAAGACGCCGACGCCGACGCCTTTGCCGACAGCTTGGCGCAAAGCTGCTTGCGCATGCTGCTGCCCTAA
- a CDS encoding lactate oxidase yields the protein MKPVRTHKLTLTLSALALAVSLGSAQAAAYQASNAEQALKIVNLDALEAQVKANMDPGAFGYIRGGAENEQNLRSNTSSFDKKYIMPRIMQGIELTDINLSTTFLGINLKNPVIQAPMAAQGLAHETGEIATAKGMAKAGSIFSLSTYGNKTIEEVAAVSGQNPFFFQLYMSKNEKFNEFTLTRAKNSGAKAIILTVDSPVGGYREDDIKNNFQFPLGFANLELFAAQNSDGSKTGKGAGISEIYAQAKQGFTPADIGYVKKLSGLPVIVKGVQSPEDADVVIKAGADAIWVSNHGGRQLDSGPSSFDVLPLIAKKVNKRVPIVFDSGVRRGSHVFKALASGADVVAVGRPILYGLNLGGAEGVNSVIQQLNKELTINMMLGGAKDIEAVKKTKLYSDQDFSK from the coding sequence ATGAAGCCAGTCCGCACACATAAATTAACCCTTACCCTCAGCGCCCTCGCTCTGGCCGTCAGCCTTGGTAGCGCTCAGGCGGCTGCTTATCAGGCCAGCAATGCAGAGCAAGCGCTCAAAATCGTCAACCTTGACGCCCTAGAGGCTCAGGTTAAAGCCAATATGGACCCTGGCGCATTTGGCTACATCCGTGGCGGTGCCGAAAATGAACAGAACTTACGCAGCAACACCAGCAGCTTTGATAAAAAATACATCATGCCACGCATCATGCAGGGCATTGAGCTCACCGACATCAATTTGTCGACTACATTTTTAGGCATTAACTTAAAAAACCCTGTGATCCAGGCACCGATGGCGGCACAAGGGCTGGCGCACGAGACCGGCGAGATCGCCACCGCCAAAGGCATGGCGAAGGCTGGGTCGATTTTTTCGCTCAGCACCTACGGCAATAAAACCATTGAAGAAGTCGCGGCCGTATCGGGTCAAAACCCCTTCTTTTTTCAGCTCTATATGAGCAAAAACGAAAAGTTTAATGAATTCACCCTAACGCGCGCCAAAAACAGCGGCGCCAAAGCGATTATTTTAACCGTCGACTCGCCCGTAGGCGGCTATCGTGAAGACGACATTAAAAACAACTTCCAATTTCCTTTAGGCTTTGCCAACTTAGAACTATTTGCGGCGCAAAACAGCGATGGCTCGAAAACCGGCAAAGGTGCAGGCATCAGCGAAATTTATGCCCAAGCCAAGCAAGGCTTTACCCCTGCCGACATCGGCTACGTTAAAAAGCTGTCTGGCCTACCGGTAATTGTGAAAGGCGTACAGTCGCCAGAAGATGCCGACGTGGTGATTAAAGCCGGTGCAGACGCTATCTGGGTGTCTAACCACGGTGGACGTCAATTAGACAGTGGACCTTCTTCATTTGACGTGTTGCCGCTGATTGCCAAAAAGGTCAATAAACGCGTGCCCATCGTGTTTGACAGTGGCGTTCGCCGTGGCTCACACGTGTTTAAAGCCTTAGCCAGCGGCGCCGACGTTGTGGCCGTAGGCCGCCCTATTCTGTACGGCCTGAATCTGGGCGGTGCTGAGGGCGTGAACTCAGTGATTCAACAGTTAAATAAAGAATTGACCATCAACATGATGTTGGGCGGCGCTAAAGACATTGAAGCGGTGAAAAAAACCAAGCTCTACAGCGACCAAGACTTTTCTAAATAA
- a CDS encoding LLM class flavin-dependent oxidoreductase, producing the protein MQVDKKMILLALPSLHAGAWRHPEAEPGFHADFKHLKWLAQTLERGCFDGLFLPDTLALRAAPLEALVRGHSVATLDPLTVLPALAAVTEHLGLIGTASTTYNEPYMLARRLASLDHISGGRAAWNLVTSSNANEAANFGRDAHMDHAERYRRAREFMTVMDGLWDSWAADAFCQDAASGVYVDATKMQVLNHRGAYFQVKGPLNVARPVQSRPVVVQAGASEAGRQIAAETAEVVFTYQTDLPSAQAFYQDMQARTAAVGRPALKIIPAVFVVLGATAAEAQAKRRALDDLVDDQSSMATLSIALGHDVSEYDPQGPLPALPPSNASKSGRDRLVDMAKAEGLSIIELARRVGGYHGLAMVGTATQVADEMAQWLEEGAADGFNVMFSHLPGGASEFVTQVVPELQRRGLLRTHYEGRTFRDRLGLATPAVGYSRS; encoded by the coding sequence ATGCAGGTAGACAAAAAAATGATTTTGCTGGCTTTGCCTAGCTTACACGCCGGCGCCTGGCGCCACCCTGAAGCCGAGCCAGGCTTTCATGCCGACTTTAAACACTTAAAATGGCTGGCGCAAACCTTAGAACGCGGCTGTTTTGATGGTCTGTTTCTGCCGGATACCTTGGCGCTGCGGGCCGCACCGTTAGAGGCCTTGGTACGCGGCCACAGCGTGGCCACGCTAGACCCTTTAACCGTGCTGCCGGCCTTAGCGGCCGTCACCGAACATTTGGGCCTGATCGGCACGGCCAGTACCACCTATAACGAGCCGTATATGCTGGCTCGACGGCTGGCCTCTTTAGACCACATCAGTGGCGGGCGCGCCGCTTGGAATTTAGTCACGTCCAGCAATGCCAATGAAGCGGCTAACTTTGGTCGTGACGCGCATATGGACCATGCCGAACGCTATCGGCGTGCGCGTGAGTTTATGACGGTGATGGATGGATTGTGGGACAGCTGGGCGGCCGATGCATTTTGTCAGGATGCGGCCAGCGGCGTGTATGTTGATGCGACCAAAATGCAGGTGCTCAACCATCGCGGCGCTTATTTTCAGGTGAAAGGCCCATTAAACGTGGCGCGCCCGGTGCAGTCTCGTCCCGTGGTGGTGCAGGCAGGCGCCTCTGAGGCTGGGCGTCAGATCGCGGCCGAAACCGCTGAAGTGGTGTTCACTTATCAGACCGATTTACCGTCGGCTCAGGCGTTTTATCAAGACATGCAAGCACGAACCGCTGCCGTTGGGCGGCCCGCGCTTAAAATCATCCCTGCCGTGTTTGTGGTGTTGGGCGCGACAGCCGCGGAGGCTCAGGCCAAACGACGGGCGTTAGATGATTTAGTCGATGACCAAAGCAGTATGGCGACGCTGTCGATTGCCTTGGGCCATGATGTGTCAGAGTATGACCCGCAAGGGCCATTGCCAGCACTGCCGCCGAGTAATGCGAGCAAGAGTGGGCGTGATCGTTTGGTGGACATGGCCAAGGCAGAAGGCTTAAGCATCATTGAATTAGCGCGACGGGTCGGCGGCTATCATGGGTTGGCCATGGTCGGCACGGCCACCCAAGTGGCGGATGAGATGGCGCAGTGGCTAGAGGAGGGCGCGGCCGATGGCTTTAACGTGATGTTTTCACATCTGCCCGGCGGCGCCAGTGAGTTTGTGACCCAAGTGGTGCCTGAGCTACAGCGTCGTGGTTTACTGCGCACCCACTATGAAGGCCGTACGTTTCGCGATCGTCTTGGTTTGGCCACGCCTGCTGTAGGCTATAGCCGCAGCTAA
- a CDS encoding ABC transporter ATP-binding protein: protein MSLLEVTHLSMAFGQRTILRDVSFGPLPGGCVTALLGSNAAGKSTLLRRLAGELKGEGAVTVLGQPLASWPAHHPHRPAHVPQDLAMGSSLRVFEAVLLASKQGGAWRVAEEELDQVTQLLALLSIEALADRMLATLSGGQRQLVSIAQALIRQPRVLLLDEPTSALDLQNQYEVLALLRRLAQSQQMCVVMAIHDLNHALRFADHAVVLHQGLVAAEGAPKQILTPSLLAQVYGVHARLETCAQGQPYLAVDGSIRAPQPLL, encoded by the coding sequence ATGAGCCTGCTGGAAGTCACACATTTGTCGATGGCGTTTGGGCAGCGAACCATTTTGCGCGACGTCAGCTTTGGGCCCTTGCCTGGCGGCTGCGTGACCGCCTTGTTGGGTTCGAATGCGGCCGGTAAGTCGACGCTGTTGCGGCGTTTAGCCGGCGAGCTGAAGGGTGAGGGGGCGGTGACGGTATTGGGCCAGCCTTTAGCCAGCTGGCCAGCCCATCACCCGCATCGTCCTGCCCATGTGCCGCAAGACCTAGCCATGGGCTCGTCGCTGCGGGTGTTTGAGGCCGTGCTTTTGGCCAGCAAGCAAGGCGGTGCTTGGCGCGTGGCCGAGGAAGAGCTGGATCAGGTCACGCAGCTGTTGGCGCTGCTGTCGATTGAGGCCTTGGCCGACCGAATGCTGGCCACCCTCAGTGGCGGCCAGCGACAGCTGGTGTCGATTGCGCAAGCGCTGATACGGCAGCCGCGGGTGCTGCTGTTGGATGAGCCCACCAGCGCCTTAGATTTACAAAATCAATATGAAGTTTTGGCGTTGCTGCGGCGCTTGGCGCAGTCGCAGCAAATGTGCGTGGTGATGGCGATTCACGACCTCAATCACGCCCTGCGTTTTGCCGACCATGCCGTGGTGTTACACCAAGGCTTAGTCGCTGCTGAAGGTGCGCCCAAACAGATATTAACCCCGAGCTTATTGGCGCAGGTATATGGCGTGCATGCGCGCTTAGAAACCTGCGCTCAAGGGCAGCCGTATTTAGCCGTAGATGGTTCGATTCGGGCCCCTCAACCCTTGCTCTAG
- a CDS encoding MerR family transcriptional regulator produces MHWKVGELAKLANISVRTLHHYEQIGLLKPARRSDGGYRLYDTQNVQRLMQIVCLSQVGMSLDEVKQALADYPDDILPHLKQHLALLDQRLSQLQTVHTRLQSVISKIANNQQPSWIDWALNPDLIRLSDQWHATDAFDALALYESHLNQSARWQQLLAHETQNTAWDLVASFEALTDASLLCHHHLWHNPNLTAFAQLDRPHADTIRAQWAQQHRLLWQAQLTPAATACLNHTHAQALSAWPNILADLHQVTHHQLDPASCHHAWRHWCLTLGQGDEALTRQIMHGFLAEPRLQQGLCLNPARADTWQSWLNQTFTNSP; encoded by the coding sequence ATGCACTGGAAAGTGGGTGAATTAGCCAAGCTCGCTAACATCAGCGTCAGAACACTACATCATTACGAGCAAATTGGCCTCCTGAAGCCAGCAAGGCGCAGCGACGGTGGCTATCGGCTGTATGATACCCAAAACGTGCAGCGCTTAATGCAAATCGTGTGTTTGAGCCAAGTGGGCATGTCGCTAGATGAAGTCAAACAGGCCTTGGCCGACTATCCTGACGATATTTTGCCCCACCTCAAACAACATCTAGCGCTGCTAGATCAACGTTTATCCCAGCTGCAAACGGTGCACACTAGATTGCAGAGTGTGATCAGCAAAATAGCCAACAACCAACAGCCTTCCTGGATAGACTGGGCCCTTAACCCTGATTTGATCCGCCTCTCGGACCAATGGCACGCCACCGATGCTTTTGATGCGCTGGCCTTGTATGAATCCCACCTGAACCAAAGTGCACGCTGGCAACAGCTGCTGGCTCATGAGACACAAAACACGGCTTGGGACTTGGTTGCCAGCTTTGAGGCCTTAACCGATGCCAGCTTATTGTGCCATCACCATCTTTGGCACAATCCAAACCTCACCGCCTTTGCACAGCTGGATCGGCCTCATGCCGACACCATTCGCGCTCAATGGGCTCAGCAGCATCGGCTCTTATGGCAAGCACAGCTGACGCCAGCAGCCACAGCCTGCTTAAATCACACTCATGCTCAAGCCCTGTCTGCTTGGCCAAACATCTTGGCTGATTTACACCAGGTGACGCACCATCAGCTCGACCCTGCCAGCTGCCATCATGCATGGCGGCATTGGTGCCTCACCCTAGGTCAAGGCGATGAAGCATTGACTCGGCAAATCATGCACGGTTTTTTGGCTGAACCACGCTTACAACAGGGCTTATGCCTAAATCCAGCCCGCGCTGACACTTGGCAGTCCTGGCTAAACCAAACCTTTACCAACTCACCCTAA
- a CDS encoding haloacid dehalogenase-like hydrolase — protein MSTTPTTQMDLSAWPEDAATRLCALIQRHAHQGEYAVFDADQTCYQHDLTEPLLAYLERQGLISQDTLAAELKLLPFLNSIGAEPESLYSYYTRLCALDANIGYAWIAQSFAGLSLGQLKASLDAMLAAGQALPVRTWLNGNAQSGLSHPPRMVLGMQQLIAALQQHGIAVYIVSAGLEEAVRMLLADPQYGYHVPAEHVIGVTTLLRDPHTGDVTTARQRMAAGSYRTENLDQHHLTTQLLAPLTWAEGKVAAIKTHIDAVRQPILVAGDTPDSDGPMLFDATDLKRGGLRLFIDRSACAVQRLHIMQAQRAVQQAAAYLPVSAHDGWLLIAHQQLMGANHCMATL, from the coding sequence ATGTCGACCACGCCCACAACGCAGATGGATTTATCCGCCTGGCCTGAGGACGCCGCCACGCGCCTGTGCGCCTTGATCCAGCGCCACGCGCATCAAGGTGAATACGCCGTATTTGACGCCGACCAAACCTGCTATCAGCACGACTTAACCGAACCGCTGCTGGCCTATTTAGAACGACAAGGCCTGATCAGCCAAGACACGCTGGCAGCCGAATTAAAGCTACTGCCTTTTTTAAACTCAATAGGTGCTGAGCCAGAAAGCCTCTACAGCTATTACACTCGCTTGTGCGCCCTCGACGCCAATATTGGCTACGCTTGGATTGCCCAAAGCTTTGCCGGCCTCAGCCTAGGTCAGCTCAAGGCCAGCCTAGACGCTATGCTCGCTGCTGGCCAAGCCCTGCCGGTGCGCACCTGGCTAAACGGCAACGCCCAATCAGGCTTAAGCCACCCCCCACGCATGGTTTTGGGCATGCAGCAGCTCATTGCGGCGCTACAACAGCACGGCATCGCCGTCTACATTGTCAGCGCCGGCCTCGAAGAAGCCGTACGCATGTTACTGGCCGATCCTCAATATGGTTATCACGTCCCAGCAGAGCACGTCATCGGCGTCACCACTTTGTTACGCGATCCACATACTGGCGACGTCACCACTGCGCGGCAGCGCATGGCCGCCGGCAGCTATCGTACCGAAAACCTAGACCAGCATCACCTGACTACCCAGCTATTAGCGCCGCTGACCTGGGCCGAAGGCAAGGTCGCCGCCATTAAAACCCACATCGACGCCGTCCGTCAGCCCATCTTAGTCGCAGGCGATACCCCCGACAGCGATGGGCCGATGCTGTTCGACGCCACCGACCTCAAACGTGGCGGCCTGCGTTTATTCATCGATCGCAGCGCATGTGCCGTACAGCGTTTGCACATCATGCAGGCGCAACGAGCGGTCCAACAGGCCGCGGCCTACTTACCGGTGAGCGCTCATGATGGCTGGCTACTGATCGCTCACCAGCAATTAATGGGCGCGAACCACTGCATGGCCACCCTTTAA
- a CDS encoding lysozyme inhibitor LprI family protein — protein sequence MNKTLLGLGLTALLGLAACGGEEAKDKEAESPISCTNPEATQFLLDSVAKKAQQSTLALSNTEWTTSDSLVKSIWDQLQAKIDNIRTDSQTETKVSCVASYTVDVPIGVLKQAEQGYSFWMETDATLLPHLAEFGWSKDNSSLVKSIQYTVQQTDDGKKIITELDQPSQVTDGLSYLIAGHIAFDYYMKIYEAEDANEKEYAEHEAKLQALGDERTQAQVNEAKELNKFAHQRLNAAWNSLPEDVRQEMKAVQKAWNEKRASECRYNASANAERTPDQALIMVQCDSDMVNSRTEVLEDMASRYSNHALSSAEKQLSGLKTQMQQTWSTFPREVKDALQKEQQDWQTETQTICTSKRSQTEDQEASRLLFTQCMVAEYQQRIAALKKFQV from the coding sequence ATGAATAAAACATTATTAGGCTTAGGCCTGACGGCCCTATTGGGCCTGGCCGCCTGCGGCGGTGAGGAAGCAAAGGACAAAGAGGCAGAAAGCCCGATTAGCTGTACCAATCCAGAGGCAACTCAATTCCTACTCGACAGCGTGGCTAAAAAAGCACAGCAGTCTACGCTGGCATTGAGCAACACAGAATGGACCACGTCCGACTCCTTGGTCAAATCCATTTGGGACCAGCTACAGGCCAAAATTGACAATATTCGTACCGACAGCCAGACCGAGACTAAGGTCAGCTGTGTCGCCAGCTATACGGTTGATGTGCCCATTGGCGTGCTCAAACAGGCAGAACAAGGCTACAGTTTCTGGATGGAAACCGATGCCACCTTATTGCCGCATCTGGCTGAGTTTGGCTGGAGTAAAGACAACAGCAGCTTGGTTAAAAGCATTCAGTACACGGTACAGCAAACCGATGACGGCAAAAAAATCATCACCGAACTGGATCAGCCTAGCCAAGTGACCGACGGCCTGTCTTATCTAATCGCCGGCCACATTGCCTTTGATTACTACATGAAAATATATGAAGCAGAAGACGCAAATGAGAAAGAGTACGCCGAGCACGAAGCCAAACTACAGGCCTTAGGCGATGAACGCACTCAGGCGCAAGTGAACGAAGCCAAAGAGCTGAATAAATTTGCCCACCAGCGCCTAAATGCTGCGTGGAATAGCCTACCAGAAGACGTGCGCCAAGAAATGAAGGCGGTGCAAAAGGCTTGGAACGAAAAACGCGCTAGCGAATGTCGCTACAACGCCAGCGCCAATGCTGAGCGTACCCCAGATCAAGCCTTAATCATGGTTCAATGCGACAGCGACATGGTCAACAGCCGCACCGAAGTGCTAGAAGACATGGCCAGCCGCTACAGCAACCACGCGCTGTCTTCGGCCGAAAAGCAGCTGTCTGGCTTGAAAACGCAAATGCAGCAAACCTGGTCGACCTTCCCGCGTGAAGTCAAAGACGCGCTGCAAAAAGAGCAGCAAGACTGGCAGACCGAAACCCAAACCATTTGCACTTCTAAACGCAGCCAAACCGAAGATCAAGAGGCGTCTCGCCTACTCTTCACCCAGTGCATGGTCGCTGAATACCAACAGCGTATTGCCGCTTTGAAGAAATTCCAAGTTTAA
- a CDS encoding GrpB family protein, translating to MPKIWTTTEKRDIQTFIASAPDENPWVHGQPEPECIEVVPYDAHWPHLFATQGQRISAALGDIALTIAHVGSTAVPHLAAKPVIDIDLIVPNPHLEVQYVPALTELGYELTVREPSWYQHRMLRLAQPRVNLHVFGPHCPEHWRHQLFKQWLIQHPEDCARYAEAKMQSRHHVATVAAYNQKKQQIVREIYQKLFAALD from the coding sequence ATGCCCAAAATATGGACCACGACAGAAAAACGCGACATTCAAACCTTTATCGCGTCAGCACCCGATGAAAACCCTTGGGTGCACGGGCAGCCTGAGCCTGAATGCATTGAAGTGGTGCCTTATGACGCTCACTGGCCGCATCTGTTTGCGACACAGGGCCAAAGAATTTCGGCAGCGTTGGGCGATATTGCCTTAACCATTGCCCACGTGGGTTCAACCGCCGTGCCCCACTTGGCCGCTAAACCCGTCATAGACATTGATTTAATCGTGCCCAATCCACATTTAGAAGTGCAATATGTCCCCGCCTTAACCGAATTAGGCTATGAGTTAACCGTCAGAGAACCTTCTTGGTATCAGCATCGAATGTTACGGCTAGCTCAGCCGAGGGTGAATCTGCATGTATTTGGGCCCCACTGTCCCGAACACTGGCGCCACCAACTGTTTAAACAATGGCTCATACAGCATCCTGAAGATTGTGCTCGCTATGCCGAGGCCAAAATGCAGTCACGGCACCATGTCGCCACCGTCGCCGCATACAATCAAAAAAAGCAGCAGATCGTGCGAGAAATTTATCAGAAGCTATTTGCCGCGCTCGATTAG
- a CDS encoding FecCD family ABC transporter permease: MSESETTVATPSLTAGRTLYQRLAQRRLWLLALIGLLTVISFGLDLSLGQARYQPWTVLSALWDANAAPTVQAVLWDIRLPVALTALIVGASLSVAGVEMQTVLGNPLASPFTLGLSAAASFGAALGLVLGVSILPAAWVAYAIPVNAFLMSMLAALFIHYLSRRRGVTTEMVVLLGTTLVFTFTAMLEALQYVAPDQALSAVVFWTMGSLARTNWPKLGLMSVVLLAVLWAFARQAWALTALRLGEGRAASLGIPVARLRLQGILLGSLLAAVCVSFVGTIGFVGLVGPHIARILVGEDQRFLLPASALCGACMLSAASVLSKTLLAGQTLPIGIVTSLVGVPLFFTLILRTRRSS, from the coding sequence GCTGTATCAGCGTTTGGCCCAGCGCCGACTATGGCTGTTGGCGCTGATTGGTTTATTGACCGTGATCAGCTTTGGCTTGGACTTAAGCCTAGGTCAAGCCCGTTATCAGCCTTGGACGGTGCTGTCGGCGCTGTGGGATGCCAATGCAGCCCCTACGGTACAGGCCGTGCTGTGGGACATTCGTCTGCCGGTGGCGCTCACGGCCCTCATCGTGGGCGCTAGCCTGTCGGTGGCGGGGGTGGAGATGCAAACGGTGTTGGGCAATCCCTTGGCCAGTCCGTTTACCCTTGGTCTGTCTGCTGCGGCCAGCTTTGGCGCAGCGCTGGGCCTGGTGTTGGGCGTGAGCATTTTGCCTGCTGCGTGGGTGGCGTATGCGATTCCCGTTAACGCGTTTTTAATGTCGATGCTGGCGGCGTTGTTTATTCATTATTTGAGCCGCCGGCGGGGGGTGACAACGGAAATGGTGGTGCTATTGGGCACCACGCTGGTGTTTACCTTTACCGCCATGCTGGAGGCGTTACAGTATGTTGCACCGGATCAGGCGCTGTCGGCGGTGGTGTTTTGGACCATGGGCAGTCTGGCCCGCACCAATTGGCCTAAGCTTGGGTTGATGAGCGTGGTGTTGCTGGCGGTGTTGTGGGCGTTTGCGCGCCAGGCCTGGGCTTTAACCGCTCTGCGTTTGGGCGAGGGCCGCGCCGCCAGCCTCGGCATTCCGGTGGCGAGGCTGCGCCTACAGGGCATTCTATTGGGCAGCCTGCTGGCGGCCGTGTGCGTGTCGTTTGTGGGCACCATTGGCTTTGTGGGGCTGGTTGGCCCACACATCGCCCGCATTTTAGTGGGCGAAGACCAGCGCTTTTTATTGCCAGCGTCGGCTTTGTGCGGTGCCTGCATGCTGTCGGCCGCCTCCGTTTTAAGTAAGACGCTGCTGGCGGGGCAGACTTTGCCGATCGGCATCGTCACGTCCTTAGTGGGCGTGCCGCTGTTCTTTACCCTGATCTTGCGCACGAGGAGATCGTCATGA
- a CDS encoding GNAT family N-acetyltransferase, which yields MTIHIQPALAANYTELATIWSTSVLATHHFLKPEDYAEIKQQLIPVYFPAVTLYQAVDTKTERIVGFVGVLDGCVEMLFIDAQARGHGVGTLLLDFAVANLAATTLDVNEQNEQAVGFYRHYGCRQISRQALDGAGKPYPTLTLALPHPDAKRSNMPK from the coding sequence ATGACTATTCACATCCAACCCGCCCTAGCGGCAAACTACACAGAACTGGCCACTATTTGGTCCACTTCAGTATTGGCCACCCATCATTTTTTAAAACCTGAAGACTATGCCGAAATCAAACAGCAGCTGATACCGGTGTATTTTCCAGCGGTGACGCTGTATCAAGCCGTTGACACAAAAACAGAACGCATCGTCGGCTTTGTCGGTGTCTTAGACGGCTGCGTGGAAATGCTGTTCATTGATGCGCAGGCACGCGGCCACGGCGTTGGCACCTTGCTGCTGGATTTTGCGGTGGCAAATTTAGCCGCCACCACGCTAGACGTCAACGAACAAAACGAGCAGGCCGTTGGCTTTTACCGACACTATGGCTGTCGCCAAATCAGCAGGCAAGCCCTCGATGGCGCCGGCAAACCCTATCCTACGCTCACCCTAGCCTTACCTCACCCCGACGCGAAACGATCAAACATGCCAAAATGA
- a CDS encoding GNAT family N-acetyltransferase, producing MIHIKEISKDNCLDVAELTGNKDGVATVFEEYVCCNALSIMEAQYFPGLVPKALYADEQLIGFFMYERTEDKPEHAEIWRFMLDHKFIGRGLGRASFAAILTYLKEAQYQTIDIMLEDENHIAKSLYTSFGFEFNGRIEDDEHYYSLVV from the coding sequence ATGATTCACATTAAAGAGATTAGCAAAGACAATTGTCTAGACGTAGCCGAGCTGACGGGGAATAAAGATGGGGTGGCGACCGTATTCGAGGAATACGTATGCTGTAACGCCCTGTCCATCATGGAGGCTCAGTATTTCCCTGGTTTAGTGCCTAAAGCCCTTTATGCAGACGAGCAGTTGATTGGCTTTTTTATGTATGAGCGTACCGAGGACAAGCCTGAGCATGCTGAAATTTGGCGGTTTATGCTGGACCATAAATTTATCGGCCGCGGCCTTGGTCGGGCATCATTTGCGGCCATCTTGACCTATTTAAAAGAGGCGCAGTACCAAACCATCGACATCATGCTAGAGGATGAAAACCACATTGCCAAAAGTCTGTATACCTCTTTTGGCTTTGAATTCAATGGCCGAATCGAAGATGACGAGCATTATTATTCATTAGTTGTTTAA